A window of the Synechococcus sp. JA-3-3Ab genome harbors these coding sequences:
- a CDS encoding 30S ribosomal protein S1 — protein sequence MSRFTAAADVGFTTEDFAALLDKYDYHFSPGEIVAGTVFSVEPGGALIDIGAKTAAFLPLQEMSISRIEDPHEVLQPGETREFFILTEENEEGQLTLSIRRIEYMRAWERVRQLQKEDATVRATIFATNRGGALVRIEGLRGFIPGSHISSRKPKEELVGEELPLKFLEVDEDRNRLVLSHRRALVERKMNKLEVGEVVVGTVRGIKPYGAFIDIGGVSGLLHISEISHEHVDTPHSVFNVNDEVKVMIIDLDAERGRISLSTKQLEPNPGDMLRDPKLVYEKAEEMAAKYREQLRAAKQGQVEEAPLEVSEEELEYAAAAVE from the coding sequence GCTGCTGCCGATGTAGGTTTCACCACCGAGGACTTTGCCGCCCTCTTGGATAAGTACGACTATCACTTCAGCCCTGGCGAAATTGTAGCTGGCACGGTATTTTCGGTGGAGCCGGGCGGTGCGTTGATCGATATTGGGGCCAAGACGGCTGCCTTCCTGCCTTTGCAGGAGATGTCCATCAGCCGGATAGAGGATCCGCACGAGGTGCTGCAGCCGGGAGAGACGCGCGAGTTTTTTATCCTCACCGAAGAAAATGAAGAGGGGCAACTGACCCTCTCCATCCGCCGCATCGAGTACATGCGGGCCTGGGAGCGGGTGCGGCAGCTACAAAAAGAAGACGCCACGGTGCGGGCCACCATTTTTGCCACCAACCGCGGAGGCGCCCTGGTGCGTATTGAGGGACTGCGCGGCTTTATCCCCGGCTCCCACATCAGCAGCCGCAAGCCCAAGGAAGAGCTGGTGGGCGAAGAGCTGCCCCTGAAGTTTTTGGAGGTGGACGAAGACCGCAACCGACTGGTGTTGAGCCATCGCCGCGCCCTGGTGGAGCGGAAGATGAACAAGCTGGAGGTGGGCGAGGTAGTGGTCGGCACGGTGCGCGGCATCAAGCCTTACGGTGCCTTCATCGACATTGGCGGCGTCTCTGGCTTGCTGCACATTTCCGAGATCTCCCACGAGCATGTCGACACGCCTCACAGCGTCTTCAACGTCAACGACGAAGTGAAGGTGATGATCATCGACCTAGACGCAGAACGGGGTCGCATCTCGCTGTCTACCAAGCAACTGGAGCCCAATCCCGGCGACATGCTGCGAGATCCCAAGCTGGTTTACGAAAAAGCAGAAGAAATGGCGGCCAAGTACCGCGAGCAACTGCGGGCTGCCAAGCAAGGACAAGTCGAGGAGGCGCCGCTGGAGGTTTCGGAAGAGGAGCTGGAATACGCGGCTGCGGCGGTGGAGTAA
- a CDS encoding recombinase family protein: MSVCGYLYTPAHASWPDQELAWLKAHGADPIWHDWGSRIHLEELLQGIAAGSVQQVLLVRLADLGDRVEEVHQRLLQIQQAGLRLSLVNESGLHTPSAAADWIPLLAELPHQLQSRRLCCSQAQNRLAGKPPPGPAPFGYRREGDRYALDRRQAPIVQDFFQHFLLYGSLRQAVRFIAEKHHKRISVATGRNWLLNPVYRGDLAYADGTVLRDTHPALLSRAEAAQIDRWLKRNQKIPRRSASAPRALAGLVHCRVCGSLLRIVQTTPRKAKKNGSSYLYLRCQTCRYSLHYAAVLQEVIRQVCQQLPQRAQNLDRQALDQTRQQLQAQIQANSERLRQLEELQQSGLMDEPALAQRCYQLRAETARLAQKLEQLPPANFLQIAQTLSIPPFWQDLSESERRAYLREFLRRVEVDSTGAVQMTFAFDP, translated from the coding sequence ATGAGCGTTTGCGGCTACCTCTACACGCCCGCCCATGCCTCTTGGCCAGACCAGGAGCTGGCCTGGTTGAAAGCACACGGGGCCGATCCCATCTGGCACGACTGGGGATCCCGCATCCATCTGGAAGAGCTGTTGCAGGGCATTGCCGCCGGATCGGTGCAGCAGGTGCTGCTGGTGCGCCTGGCGGATCTGGGGGATCGAGTGGAGGAAGTCCACCAACGGCTATTGCAGATCCAACAAGCGGGGCTCCGCCTCAGCTTGGTCAACGAGTCCGGCCTGCACACCCCCAGCGCTGCTGCCGATTGGATCCCGCTGCTGGCCGAGCTCCCCCATCAATTGCAGAGCCGCCGCCTCTGCTGCAGCCAAGCCCAAAACCGTCTAGCGGGCAAGCCTCCCCCTGGGCCTGCCCCCTTTGGCTACCGCCGCGAAGGGGATCGCTACGCGCTGGATCGCCGCCAAGCCCCCATTGTTCAGGATTTTTTCCAGCACTTTCTTCTCTACGGATCCTTGCGCCAGGCGGTGCGCTTCATCGCTGAAAAACACCACAAGCGCATTTCGGTGGCCACCGGGCGCAACTGGCTGCTCAACCCGGTCTATCGTGGAGATCTGGCCTACGCCGACGGCACCGTTCTGCGCGATACCCACCCGGCTCTCCTCAGCCGCGCCGAGGCCGCCCAGATCGATCGCTGGCTCAAACGCAACCAAAAGATCCCGCGCCGCAGCGCCAGCGCCCCCCGCGCCTTGGCCGGCCTAGTCCATTGCCGCGTCTGCGGCAGCCTTCTGCGCATTGTGCAAACCACCCCTCGCAAGGCCAAGAAGAACGGCTCCTCCTACCTCTACCTGCGTTGCCAAACCTGTCGCTACAGCCTCCACTACGCCGCCGTTCTGCAGGAGGTGATCCGCCAAGTCTGCCAACAGCTCCCCCAGCGGGCCCAAAACCTGGATCGGCAGGCCCTGGATCAAACCCGCCAACAGCTCCAAGCCCAGATCCAAGCCAACAGCGAGCGGCTGCGACAACTGGAGGAGCTGCAGCAATCTGGACTAATGGACGAACCTGCCCTGGCCCAGCGCTGCTACCAGTTGCGGGCGGAAACGGCCCGCTTGGCCCAAAAGCTGGAACAGCTCCCCCCCGCCAACTTCCTCCAGATTGCCCAAACTCTCTCCATCCCGCCCTTCTGGCAAGACCTCAGCGAGAGTGAGCGCCGCGCCTACCTGCGGGAATTCCTGCGCAGGGTTGAGGTGGATTCTACAGGGGCCGTGCAGATGACCTTTGCCTTCGATCCCTAA
- the bchL gene encoding ferredoxin:protochlorophyllide reductase (ATP-dependent) iron-sulfur ATP-binding protein, whose product MKLAVYGKGGIGKSTTSCNLSVALAKRGKKVLQIGCDPKHDSTFTLTGFLIPTIIDTLEAKGYHYEDIYPEDVIYRGYGGVDCVEAGGPPAGAGCGGYVVGETVKLLKELNAFDEYDVILFDVLGDVVCGGFAAPLNYADYCVIVTDNGFDALFAANRIAASVREKAKTRKLRLAGLIGNRTSKRDLIDQYVSAVPMPVLEVLPLVEDIRISRVKGKTLFEMAETDPSLEPVCQYYLNIADELLARPEGIVPRPAEDRELFALLSDFYKTPVREPALV is encoded by the coding sequence GTGAAGTTGGCAGTTTACGGAAAGGGTGGGATCGGCAAGTCCACCACCAGTTGCAACCTCTCGGTGGCTTTGGCCAAGCGGGGCAAAAAGGTTCTGCAGATCGGCTGTGATCCCAAGCACGACAGCACCTTCACCCTGACCGGCTTTTTGATCCCCACCATCATCGACACTCTGGAGGCCAAGGGCTACCACTACGAAGACATCTACCCGGAGGACGTGATCTACCGCGGCTATGGCGGCGTAGATTGCGTCGAGGCAGGCGGTCCACCGGCGGGGGCCGGCTGTGGCGGCTATGTGGTGGGGGAGACCGTCAAACTCCTGAAGGAGCTAAATGCTTTCGATGAATACGACGTCATTCTCTTCGACGTGCTGGGGGACGTGGTGTGCGGCGGCTTTGCTGCCCCCCTCAACTACGCCGACTACTGCGTGATCGTGACCGACAACGGCTTTGACGCCCTCTTTGCCGCCAATCGCATTGCCGCCTCGGTGCGGGAGAAGGCCAAAACCCGCAAGCTGCGGCTGGCCGGGTTGATCGGCAATCGCACCAGCAAGCGGGATCTCATCGACCAATACGTCTCGGCAGTGCCCATGCCCGTGCTCGAGGTGTTGCCACTGGTCGAGGACATTCGCATCTCGCGGGTGAAGGGCAAAACCCTCTTCGAGATGGCAGAGACGGATCCCAGCCTGGAGCCCGTCTGTCAGTACTACCTGAACATCGCCGACGAGCTGCTGGCCCGCCCGGAGGGGATCGTGCCCCGGCCTGCCGAGGATCGGGAGCTGTTTGCCCTGCTTTCGGACTTTTACAAAACCCCCGTGCGGGAGCCGGCGCTGGTGTAA
- a CDS encoding protochlorophyllide reductase has protein sequence MQAQAQPTVVITGASSGVGLYAALALAKRGWHVVMACRDLDKGRRMAQQVGIPQGSYTLMPIDLASLASVRQFVEQFRQSGRSLDALVCNAAIYMPLLKQPLRSPEGYELTMATNHLGHFLLCHLMLEDLKRSTYPDRRLVILGTVTHNPKELGGKIPPQPHLGDLRGFAQGFKEPISMADGGKFDPVKAYKDSKVCNILTMRELHRRFHESTGITFLSLYPGCVAETGLFRHHYPLFQKLFPWFQKNITGGYVSQELAGERVAQVVADPEFRQSGFYWSWGNRQRKNAKPFNQEVSDEAGDEAKAKLLWDLSEKLVGVPQLVAL, from the coding sequence ATGCAAGCACAAGCGCAACCCACCGTGGTGATTACCGGAGCTTCTTCCGGCGTCGGCCTGTATGCGGCTTTGGCTTTGGCCAAGCGGGGCTGGCACGTGGTGATGGCCTGTCGGGATCTGGACAAAGGCCGGCGGATGGCCCAGCAGGTGGGGATCCCCCAGGGCAGCTACACCTTGATGCCGATCGATCTGGCCAGCCTGGCCAGTGTGCGGCAATTTGTCGAGCAATTTCGCCAGTCGGGCCGCTCTCTGGATGCCCTGGTGTGCAACGCCGCCATCTACATGCCCTTGCTCAAGCAGCCCCTGCGCAGCCCGGAGGGCTATGAGCTGACCATGGCCACCAACCACCTGGGGCACTTCTTGCTCTGCCATTTGATGCTGGAGGATCTGAAGCGCTCCACTTACCCGGATCGGCGGCTGGTGATCTTGGGCACCGTCACCCACAACCCCAAGGAGCTGGGGGGCAAGATCCCGCCCCAACCCCACCTGGGGGATCTGCGGGGTTTTGCCCAGGGTTTCAAGGAGCCGATCAGCATGGCCGATGGCGGCAAGTTCGATCCCGTCAAGGCCTACAAAGACAGCAAAGTCTGCAACATCCTCACCATGCGGGAGCTGCACCGCCGCTTCCACGAGAGCACCGGCATCACCTTCCTCTCCCTCTACCCCGGCTGCGTGGCGGAAACAGGCCTCTTCCGCCATCACTATCCCCTGTTCCAAAAGCTCTTCCCCTGGTTTCAAAAAAACATCACCGGTGGCTATGTCTCCCAGGAGCTGGCCGGCGAGCGGGTGGCCCAGGTGGTGGCGGATCCCGAGTTTCGCCAGTCAGGGTTCTACTGGAGCTGGGGCAACCGGCAACGCAAGAATGCCAAGCCCTTTAACCAAGAAGTCTCGGACGAAGCAGGGGACGAGGCCAAGGCCAAGCTGCTCTGGGATCTGAGCGAAAAATTGGTGGGCGTGCCCCAGTTGGTCGCCCTCTAG
- a CDS encoding ferredoxin:protochlorophyllide reductase (ATP-dependent) subunit N, translating into MTAAVDTSNTLHFQCETGNYHTFCPISCVAWLYPKIEDSFFLVIGTKTCGYFLQNAMGVMIFAEPRYAMAELEEGDISAKLNDYEELKRLCLQIQRDRNPSVIVWIGTCTTEIIKMDLEGLAQKLEAEIGIPIVVARANGLDYAFTQGEDTVLASMAQRCPEQVQEEERETRGGLQALFYGLRSGKKKEEEGFHPHPPLVIFGSVPDPVVTQLTLELKKYGIRVSGWLPAKRYGELPAIEPGTHVVGVNPFLSRTATTLVRRKKAKLIPAPFPIGPDGTRAWIEAIARELGIPTPGLAEREAEVWRHPQVQEYLGLLRGKSVFFMGDNLLEVSLARFLVRCGMTVQEIGIPYLDKRYQAAELALLERTCEEMGVPKPTLVEKPDNYHQLQRIKALQPDLVITGMAHANPLEARGITTKWSVEFTFAPIHGFGNTQALLELVTRPLRRNAALKGLGWEQLVREEASV; encoded by the coding sequence ATGACTGCTGCTGTGGATACTTCCAATACCCTCCACTTTCAATGCGAGACCGGCAACTACCACACCTTCTGCCCGATTAGTTGCGTGGCCTGGCTCTACCCCAAAATCGAAGACAGCTTCTTTTTGGTGATCGGCACCAAAACCTGTGGCTACTTTTTGCAAAATGCCATGGGGGTGATGATCTTCGCCGAGCCGCGCTATGCCATGGCCGAGCTGGAAGAGGGAGATATCAGCGCCAAGCTCAACGACTACGAGGAGCTGAAGCGGCTGTGCCTGCAAATCCAGCGGGATCGCAACCCCAGCGTCATCGTCTGGATCGGCACCTGCACCACCGAGATCATCAAAATGGATCTGGAGGGCCTGGCACAGAAGCTAGAGGCCGAGATCGGGATCCCGATTGTGGTGGCGCGGGCCAACGGCCTCGACTACGCCTTTACCCAGGGGGAAGACACGGTGTTGGCTTCCATGGCCCAGCGCTGCCCGGAGCAGGTGCAGGAAGAGGAGCGGGAGACGCGGGGCGGCCTGCAGGCCCTTTTCTACGGGCTGCGCTCCGGCAAAAAGAAAGAGGAAGAGGGCTTCCACCCCCACCCGCCGCTGGTCATCTTCGGCTCCGTGCCGGATCCGGTGGTTACCCAACTCACTCTGGAGCTGAAAAAATACGGGATCCGCGTCTCCGGCTGGCTGCCGGCCAAGCGCTACGGGGAGCTGCCGGCCATCGAGCCGGGCACCCATGTGGTGGGGGTGAATCCTTTCCTCAGCCGCACCGCCACCACGCTGGTGCGCCGCAAAAAGGCCAAGCTCATCCCTGCTCCTTTTCCCATCGGGCCAGATGGCACCCGCGCCTGGATCGAAGCCATTGCCCGCGAGCTGGGGATCCCGACTCCAGGCCTGGCAGAGCGGGAAGCGGAAGTGTGGCGCCACCCCCAAGTTCAAGAGTACCTGGGCCTGCTGCGGGGCAAGAGCGTCTTCTTCATGGGGGATAACCTGCTGGAGGTCTCCCTGGCCCGCTTCCTGGTGCGCTGCGGCATGACGGTGCAGGAAATCGGGATCCCTTACCTCGACAAGCGCTACCAAGCCGCCGAGCTGGCCCTCTTGGAGCGCACCTGCGAGGAGATGGGGGTGCCCAAGCCCACCCTGGTGGAGAAGCCGGATAACTACCACCAACTGCAGCGCATCAAAGCCCTGCAGCCGGATCTGGTGATCACGGGCATGGCCCACGCCAACCCCCTCGAGGCCCGCGGCATCACCACCAAATGGTCGGTGGAGTTTACCTTTGCCCCGATCCACGGCTTCGGCAACACCCAGGCGCTGCTGGAGTTGGTCACCCGCCCGCTGCGGCGCAACGCCGCCCTCAAAGGCTTGGGCTGGGAACAGTTGGTACGCGAAGAAGCTTCTGTCTAG